One region of Deltaproteobacteria bacterium genomic DNA includes:
- a CDS encoding DTW domain-containing protein → MRKKPWLRCERCKMRREVCICSDIPRLSTETRLVLLAARRELQVPTNTGRLAAQALTHSVMLTRGARDVPLDLAEYLPAGCRPLILYPADDAIELSPAMREGGPYTLVVPDGNWRQTSKMRRREPLLQGIQAVTLPPGPETQYLVRRETKAQGLATIEAIARALGILEGEWVQRELERIFALMVQRTLAGRGQVSDRQCHHRC, encoded by the coding sequence ATGAGGAAAAAACCCTGGCTCCGCTGTGAGCGCTGCAAGATGAGGCGAGAAGTCTGCATTTGCAGCGATATTCCACGTTTGAGCACCGAGACAAGGTTAGTGTTGCTGGCGGCTCGGCGCGAGTTACAGGTCCCGACCAACACCGGCCGGCTAGCTGCTCAGGCATTGACGCACAGCGTCATGCTGACGCGTGGCGCGAGAGATGTCCCGCTTGATCTGGCCGAGTATCTCCCAGCTGGGTGCCGTCCTCTGATCCTTTATCCAGCCGATGACGCCATCGAACTATCTCCAGCCATGCGCGAGGGTGGGCCTTATACCTTAGTCGTGCCTGATGGTAATTGGCGGCAGACATCCAAGATGCGTCGCCGCGAGCCACTGCTACAGGGGATTCAAGCAGTCACTTTGCCGCCTGGGCCAGAGACGCAGTATCTAGTCCGGCGTGAGACTAAAGCCCAGGGACTGGCAACTATTGAGGCTATCGCCAGGGCCCTCGGCATCCTTGAGGGAGAATGGGTCCAGCGAGAGCTCGAGAGGATTTTTGCGCTGATGGTGCAGAGGACTTTGGCCGGTCGTGGTCAGGTGTCTGACCGGCAATGCCACCATCGATGCTGA
- a CDS encoding nucleotidyltransferase family protein, translating into MLRILEQLHKIRGLLDSAGIDAAIIGGLALGAHGVQRFTNDIDFLVDGTQRLQLKHLMLANGFTLFAETSEVIQFAGDIAVDVLCANRPVSLALLQQARLDQRLNVKVISAEGLIGLKIQAYCNDPKREFRDKADIAALIANNNALDWVTIQRFADMFGQWPVIEQIRKLHAK; encoded by the coding sequence ATGTTGCGCATTCTTGAACAACTACATAAAATCCGGGGTCTTTTAGACTCCGCTGGTATTGACGCTGCGATTATCGGTGGCCTAGCTTTAGGCGCGCATGGCGTGCAGCGCTTTACCAACGACATAGATTTTTTGGTCGATGGGACGCAGCGCCTTCAGTTGAAGCACCTGATGCTGGCCAATGGTTTCACACTGTTCGCGGAGACAAGCGAAGTGATTCAGTTTGCCGGAGATATCGCCGTCGATGTTCTCTGTGCCAATCGCCCCGTAAGCCTTGCTCTGCTTCAGCAGGCTCGGTTAGATCAACGTCTTAATGTTAAAGTCATCAGTGCCGAGGGCCTGATCGGACTCAAAATCCAAGCTTATTGCAACGACCCGAAAAGAGAGTTCCGCGACAAAGCCGATATTGCCGCTCTGATTGCAAACAACAACGCTTTGGACTGGGTGACGATTCAAAGGTTTGCTGACATGTTCGGCCAATGGCCGGTTATCGAGCAGATTCGTAAACTTCATGCAAAGTGA
- a CDS encoding HigA family addiction module antidote protein: MNLLDYLNWLDANREAFPVKRATKPIPKHPGRVLREEFIDKLGMSQSDLARKLDCRFAKINEILNEKRAITPEFAIQLEALLGLPAETWVSLQAEYDLWRARQRAAG, encoded by the coding sequence ATGAACTTGTTGGATTATCTGAACTGGCTCGATGCAAACCGTGAAGCATTTCCTGTTAAGCGCGCGACCAAGCCAATACCGAAGCATCCAGGTCGTGTGTTGCGCGAAGAATTCATCGACAAGCTTGGTATGAGCCAGTCGGATCTTGCCAGGAAACTGGACTGTCGCTTTGCGAAGATAAACGAAATCCTGAACGAGAAGCGTGCGATTACTCCTGAGTTTGCCATCCAACTCGAAGCACTCTTGGGCCTACCCGCAGAAACTTGGGTCTCCTTGCAAGCGGAATACGACCTTTGGCGAGCGCGGCAACGTGCTGCTGGGTAA
- a CDS encoding aldehyde dehydrogenase family protein: MTANAQDSSSSNLAKTDEIIAAQDLFFATGVTRSVAFRRQQLKQLYRAIVEHEQEITAALYADFKKPAFETMTSELSVVYFDLKMAMSKVKKWAKKRRVATSFFAQPGLSYIVPEPKGRALVIGPWNYPFQLVMGPLVSAIAAGCCVVAKPSEFAPATAAVIAKIIKATFAPNYVTVVHGGVPETTALLNHGWGHIFFTGSPGVGKIVMAAAAKTLTSVTLELGGKNPAIIDDSAPVAETAQRLVWGKFFNASQTCIAPDYLLVPERMKAELLVAMSKEIEASYGKDPEQSPDFARMISERHLDRLVNLLKGTNVITGGRHNRATRYFAPTIVDGVDLDHPVMQEEIFGPILPIMTYRNLDEALAVVNARPKPLALYVFSRDKAVTDKIMNSVQFGGGCVNTTLMHFISHNLPFGGIGSSGIGSGHGKYGFDAFTHNKGIVVSTFWADLLPKYPPYGATSVLIQRLTRLLMKLPG; encoded by the coding sequence ATGACAGCTAACGCGCAGGACTCAAGCTCCTCGAATCTAGCTAAGACCGATGAAATCATCGCTGCTCAAGATCTCTTCTTCGCCACCGGAGTGACGCGCTCTGTGGCTTTTAGACGCCAGCAGTTGAAACAGCTTTATCGCGCCATTGTAGAGCACGAACAAGAGATCACAGCGGCGCTCTACGCTGATTTTAAGAAACCTGCATTTGAAACCATGACTTCAGAGCTTAGTGTTGTTTATTTCGACCTAAAAATGGCCATGAGTAAGGTTAAGAAGTGGGCGAAAAAAAGACGCGTAGCCACCTCTTTCTTCGCGCAGCCTGGTCTGAGCTATATAGTTCCCGAACCAAAGGGGCGCGCGCTGGTGATTGGGCCTTGGAACTACCCGTTCCAACTCGTCATGGGACCACTCGTCTCGGCCATTGCTGCTGGCTGTTGCGTGGTAGCTAAACCATCGGAATTCGCCCCTGCTACGGCGGCTGTGATCGCAAAAATTATTAAAGCAACGTTTGCCCCGAACTACGTCACCGTAGTTCATGGTGGCGTACCCGAGACGACCGCACTTTTGAATCATGGCTGGGGCCACATCTTTTTTACCGGCAGTCCCGGTGTTGGCAAAATCGTTATGGCCGCGGCAGCTAAAACACTCACGTCGGTCACGCTCGAGCTGGGTGGTAAAAATCCAGCGATCATCGACGACTCAGCGCCGGTCGCTGAGACCGCACAACGGCTGGTTTGGGGCAAGTTTTTCAATGCCTCGCAGACTTGTATCGCGCCGGATTATCTGCTCGTTCCCGAACGCATGAAGGCCGAGCTGTTGGTCGCGATGTCCAAAGAAATCGAGGCATCTTATGGTAAAGATCCCGAACAGAGCCCAGACTTTGCTCGTATGATCTCTGAGCGTCACTTGGATCGCTTAGTCAACCTGCTCAAGGGTACCAACGTCATCACGGGGGGTCGCCACAATAGAGCGACACGCTATTTTGCGCCGACCATTGTGGACGGCGTGGACCTGGATCACCCCGTGATGCAGGAGGAAATTTTTGGTCCGATCCTACCGATTATGACGTACAGAAATTTGGACGAAGCTCTTGCCGTCGTTAATGCGCGGCCTAAGCCACTTGCACTCTACGTATTTAGCCGTGACAAAGCGGTGACGGACAAGATTATGAACAGCGTGCAGTTCGGTGGTGGCTGCGTGAACACTACACTGATGCATTTTATCAGCCACAATTTGCCCTTTGGCGGCATTGGGTCGTCCGGCATAGGCTCGGGTCACGGCAAATACGGCTTCGATGCCTTCACCCATAATAAAGGCATCGTGGTCAGTACCTTTTGGGCTGATCTACTTCCGAAATATCCACCGTACGGTGCGACCAGCGTCCTGATTCAGCGTCTGACTCGATTACTGATGAAGCTACCAGGCTGA
- a CDS encoding DUF2778 domain-containing protein, which yields MEISSGESQVCLRLKKEDDKLLLPKYSMMTFLLATEIEKINIRLLAKEIDPVSDDIGEQNLNIDTAASIIDAQQIETNITINGAGRGERNLIAVLDVKLAVSKSPGTAQIGDVEPNGWVFAKLASGALVPLASGTAVELKSIKNEREQFEILEGNYKGVTASITTDKNRFTHLCPLTGRNPASSLKLFRDRWILQINSLGEFAVLPLDARDMIFPGSYKISLPDAPHQGGRRLRSSAKHAESWFRIGDEGERYIHPGSRSKGCITVTDLTKWELIFQHLANSRLDEYHVGIMEVI from the coding sequence TTGGAAATATCATCGGGCGAGAGCCAAGTATGCCTGAGGCTAAAAAAGGAAGACGACAAATTACTGCTACCAAAATATTCCATGATGACTTTTCTCCTAGCTACTGAAATTGAAAAAATAAACATCAGATTACTAGCCAAAGAAATTGATCCTGTATCTGATGATATTGGTGAACAAAATTTAAATATCGATACGGCAGCATCAATCATTGATGCACAACAAATCGAAACAAACATCACAATCAATGGGGCCGGACGCGGTGAAAGAAATTTAATAGCCGTGCTGGATGTGAAACTCGCAGTCTCTAAATCACCTGGGACGGCCCAAATTGGGGATGTTGAACCAAACGGATGGGTATTTGCAAAGTTGGCTAGCGGGGCATTAGTACCGCTGGCCTCTGGGACGGCTGTAGAATTAAAATCTATAAAGAACGAAAGAGAGCAATTCGAGATACTTGAGGGAAATTATAAAGGCGTTACAGCTAGCATTACCACTGACAAAAATCGATTCACACATCTCTGCCCGTTGACTGGCCGAAATCCAGCTAGTTCTCTCAAATTATTTCGTGACAGATGGATACTCCAAATTAATTCATTGGGGGAATTTGCAGTATTGCCCCTTGATGCTCGCGACATGATATTTCCAGGGAGCTACAAAATCTCGCTTCCGGATGCACCGCACCAAGGCGGACGACGACTCAGATCTTCGGCAAAACATGCTGAAAGCTGGTTCCGTATCGGGGATGAGGGAGAGCGATATATCCATCCGGGTTCGAGATCAAAAGGCTGCATCACTGTGACAGACTTAACGAAATGGGAGCTGATTTTCCAACACCTCGCCAACAGTCGCCTTGATGAATATCATGTCGGCATTATGGAGGTGATATGA
- a CDS encoding DUF86 domain-containing protein translates to METPLLKIDSIRRCLTRVSEMASLNPTFSDQNALDVTILNLQRACEQALDLANWVCAYRNLSVPRTSREVFTILENAGILSPLLATNMRRMIGFRNIAIHEYQKN, encoded by the coding sequence ATGGAAACGCCTCTTTTGAAAATCGACTCCATCAGACGATGTCTTACTAGAGTCTCTGAAATGGCGTCTTTAAATCCCACTTTCAGTGACCAAAATGCTCTCGATGTGACAATTCTAAATTTACAGCGTGCCTGCGAGCAGGCCCTAGATCTTGCCAATTGGGTATGTGCATACCGAAACCTTAGCGTTCCAAGGACCTCCAGAGAGGTCTTCACCATTCTGGAAAATGCCGGCATTCTGTCGCCATTGTTAGCTACGAACATGAGACGAATGATTGGCTTTAGAAATATAGCAATTCATGAATATCAAAAAAATTGA
- a CDS encoding nucleotidyltransferase domain-containing protein, which translates to MTEFSTDSSLLSLAALISQRLKPVAIYVFGSVASGRANPESDVDLAIFTREKITFDQSEDIKELALAKWGIALDLIDFVEAPPTLQAEIIRNGKKLIVQNENDLATLIMRALRSYQMLNEEREPILKKRLGAEGWKRLF; encoded by the coding sequence ATGACCGAATTTTCTACAGACAGCTCTCTGCTTAGTCTTGCAGCATTAATTTCTCAGCGGCTTAAGCCTGTGGCTATATATGTTTTTGGCTCTGTCGCGAGTGGACGTGCTAACCCCGAAAGTGATGTCGATCTCGCTATTTTTACCCGGGAGAAAATTACATTTGATCAAAGCGAAGATATAAAAGAGTTAGCACTGGCAAAGTGGGGGATTGCTTTAGATCTGATTGATTTCGTCGAAGCGCCTCCAACTCTTCAAGCAGAAATTATCCGGAATGGCAAGAAGTTGATTGTACAGAATGAAAATGATTTAGCCACATTGATCATGAGAGCACTGCGTAGCTATCAAATGCTGAATGAAGAGAGAGAGCCTATACTAAAAAAAAGGTTAGGAGCAGAAGGATGGAAACGCCTCTTTTGA
- a CDS encoding catalase family protein: MFRFSLRCVLPMAACALLSLDAYGVTVMTNWETYTQGEEQEAADVANDLIGLIQAEYRDQGKRVMRDAHPRGIGCTAARFTVNADLPPKYRTGVFATPGQSYDAIIRFSSSLGPVGDNKPDARGMAIKLFDVPGTKLLEDQPQATTQDFLLINFPIFPAPTTHDFAGLIKIRKDPKAIVSYLFESPIGHALVLKNALALTSGNPNNGKSLAAMDFFSQTPYLLSGPEVNSPVKYAVRPCQAVTSRPLNGTDTELRDDLQERLDQGSLCYRFAVQFFVPNQPNNPNLQVMEVEDPSKEWKQDKAPFVDFATIEIPPQTFRTDKRLAYCDALSFQPWHAIAQHQPLGNINRARKTIYEAISNYRHKANIEAGLYPEPTSLVPWNDLKDSTYREWQAIKVPATRE, from the coding sequence ATGTTCCGTTTTAGTCTTCGCTGCGTCCTTCCTATGGCAGCGTGCGCGCTGCTGAGCCTAGACGCCTACGGTGTCACCGTGATGACCAATTGGGAGACTTATACCCAAGGGGAAGAGCAAGAGGCAGCAGATGTCGCCAATGACCTTATTGGCCTCATTCAGGCAGAATACCGCGATCAGGGCAAAAGAGTCATGCGTGATGCCCATCCGCGTGGCATTGGCTGTACTGCGGCACGTTTCACGGTGAACGCTGACTTACCCCCCAAATACCGGACCGGCGTATTTGCGACACCCGGTCAGAGCTACGATGCGATCATACGGTTCTCAAGCTCTCTAGGTCCAGTTGGCGATAACAAGCCCGATGCCAGGGGTATGGCAATCAAGCTTTTCGACGTGCCGGGAACTAAGCTCCTCGAAGATCAACCGCAGGCAACCACGCAGGATTTCTTGCTGATCAACTTCCCTATTTTCCCCGCTCCCACCACGCATGATTTTGCCGGACTCATCAAGATTAGGAAGGATCCCAAAGCGATCGTTAGCTACCTGTTTGAGAGTCCCATTGGCCATGCTTTGGTCCTCAAGAATGCTCTTGCTCTGACCTCGGGTAATCCCAACAACGGTAAGAGCCTTGCGGCCATGGACTTCTTTAGTCAGACGCCTTACCTACTGAGTGGGCCAGAGGTGAACAGTCCCGTGAAATATGCTGTGCGGCCCTGCCAAGCAGTCACCTCGCGACCACTGAACGGCACAGACACGGAGCTTCGTGACGACTTACAAGAACGTTTGGACCAAGGATCTCTATGCTACAGATTTGCCGTGCAGTTTTTTGTCCCCAATCAGCCCAATAATCCCAATCTTCAAGTTATGGAAGTGGAGGATCCCTCCAAAGAATGGAAGCAGGACAAAGCCCCGTTCGTCGACTTTGCAACCATTGAAATTCCGCCCCAAACCTTTCGTACCGATAAAAGGCTCGCCTACTGCGATGCCTTGTCCTTTCAACCATGGCATGCAATCGCGCAGCATCAACCTCTTGGTAATATCAACCGCGCGCGCAAAACTATCTACGAGGCCATTTCCAACTATCGTCACAAGGCTAACATCGAGGCCGGTCTTTATCCGGAACCCACCAGCTTAGTACCGTGGAATGACCTCAAAGATTCCACTTACCGCGAGTGGCAAGCCATCAAGGTGCCAGCCACGCGCGAGTGA
- a CDS encoding deoxyribodipyrimidine photo-lyase gives MSTIVWFRRDLRLDDHPALSAAVKRGAPVIPVYIHSPDADEGDAAAGSATKWWLHHSLQALSRDLEALGSRLIVRSGSAETELLDLVKTTKATAVYWHRRYEPSIIARDSHIKTALKDLGCAAESLNGALLYEPWTIKNKSGEPYKVYTPYWRACLASGAPAAPEAPVSRLPAPSAWPKSLAISKLALKPQIPWDEGMEATWTPGETGAHAILQKFLPSAPKYIAERDFPAIAATSQLSPYLALGEISPRRIWTTMAGAKAAIKPGEGTGGEAFLRQLGWREFAHHLLFHFPATVNAPLRPEFGHFPWESSPEHLKAWQRGMTGYPIVDAGMRQLWHTGWMHNRVRMIVGSFLVKDLLITWQEGAKWFWDTLVDADLANNTLGWQWIGGCGADAAPYFRVFNPLGQSEKFDANGVYLRRWCPELARLPAKWIHRPFEAPKDVLSAAGVTIGKNYPRPLVDHGAARLKALKAFAYLQQDKKKAAGDAPRHKS, from the coding sequence ATGAGCACCATAGTTTGGTTTCGTCGCGACCTGCGTCTGGACGACCACCCAGCTCTGAGCGCCGCCGTGAAACGCGGCGCGCCAGTTATTCCCGTTTACATCCATAGCCCTGATGCTGACGAAGGTGATGCCGCAGCCGGCAGTGCCACCAAGTGGTGGCTCCATCATTCACTCCAGGCGTTGAGTCGCGATCTAGAGGCACTCGGCTCCCGCCTCATCGTTAGGTCTGGTTCAGCAGAGACGGAATTACTCGATCTCGTCAAAACCACCAAAGCCACTGCCGTTTACTGGCATCGCCGCTATGAGCCGAGCATCATTGCCCGTGATAGTCACATCAAAACCGCGCTCAAAGATCTTGGCTGTGCGGCGGAAAGCCTGAACGGCGCCCTACTCTACGAGCCCTGGACCATTAAAAATAAAAGTGGCGAGCCCTACAAAGTTTACACGCCTTACTGGCGCGCCTGTTTAGCCTCGGGGGCACCTGCGGCACCAGAGGCCCCGGTCAGCCGCCTTCCAGCACCGAGCGCATGGCCCAAGTCGCTCGCCATCAGCAAGCTCGCACTGAAACCACAGATTCCTTGGGATGAAGGCATGGAGGCCACGTGGACTCCAGGCGAGACGGGCGCCCACGCGATCCTACAAAAATTCTTGCCGTCTGCTCCCAAATACATCGCCGAGCGCGACTTTCCAGCTATCGCGGCCACGTCCCAGCTCAGTCCCTATCTTGCGCTGGGCGAGATTAGCCCGCGCCGCATCTGGACGACCATGGCCGGCGCTAAAGCCGCGATCAAACCGGGCGAGGGCACTGGTGGCGAGGCCTTTCTCAGGCAACTTGGGTGGCGTGAATTTGCCCACCACCTACTCTTTCATTTTCCAGCAACCGTCAACGCGCCGCTGCGGCCCGAGTTCGGTCACTTTCCCTGGGAGTCATCCCCAGAGCACCTGAAAGCCTGGCAACGCGGCATGACCGGATACCCCATTGTCGATGCCGGGATGCGTCAACTTTGGCATACGGGTTGGATGCACAACCGCGTGCGGATGATCGTAGGCTCTTTTCTCGTCAAGGACCTGCTGATCACCTGGCAAGAGGGGGCCAAATGGTTTTGGGATACCCTGGTCGATGCTGACCTGGCAAACAACACACTTGGCTGGCAGTGGATCGGCGGATGCGGTGCCGACGCTGCGCCTTACTTCCGTGTCTTTAACCCACTCGGGCAGAGCGAGAAATTTGACGCCAATGGTGTTTACCTGCGGCGCTGGTGCCCTGAGCTTGCCCGCTTACCAGCGAAGTGGATACACCGTCCCTTTGAAGCTCCAAAGGATGTACTGAGTGCAGCCGGTGTCACCATTGGCAAGAATTATCCCCGTCCTCTGGTCGATCACGGGGCTGCTAGGCTCAAGGCACTCAAGGCCTTTGCCTACCTACAACAGGACAAGAAAAAAGCGGCGGGTGATGCACCGCGCCACAAGAGTTAG
- a CDS encoding acyl-CoA thioesterase II — MSALQQPGRLARLLDVQPVAPRVYVGQSEHLGFQSLFGGQVLGQAVVASSRTVSLDRPIHSLHAYFLRPGSQEEEVRYEVEVIRDGTSFATRRVVAVQSSGTIFCMIASYQRQEEGFEHGPSMPSVIGPDSLINDKEIVRKVAHLLPVKDRDRLLADYPVEIRSVEKIDLANPSKRPPYMHSWQRVHEQLPDDPILHQGALAYASDFGLLTVSLLPHGATLLTPGLKLASVDHAMWFHHHRPWTGWRLYARDSPIAAGGRGMNHGQIYDADGTLVASTAQESLIRVSKRP, encoded by the coding sequence ATGAGCGCACTGCAGCAGCCTGGACGCTTGGCCCGTTTGCTCGATGTGCAGCCGGTGGCGCCCCGAGTCTACGTCGGCCAGAGTGAGCACTTGGGCTTTCAGTCCTTATTTGGTGGGCAGGTACTTGGACAAGCCGTCGTGGCCTCGTCGCGCACAGTATCCTTGGACCGCCCCATACACTCATTGCATGCTTATTTCCTCCGCCCTGGATCCCAAGAGGAGGAGGTGCGCTACGAGGTCGAGGTGATTCGTGATGGCACCAGTTTCGCGACGCGGCGTGTGGTTGCCGTACAAAGTAGCGGGACCATATTCTGCATGATCGCCTCCTACCAAAGGCAAGAGGAGGGCTTCGAACATGGTCCGTCGATGCCATCGGTCATTGGGCCTGACTCACTGATTAACGATAAAGAGATCGTACGTAAGGTGGCCCATCTTTTGCCGGTGAAGGATCGTGACCGTCTACTTGCGGACTACCCGGTCGAAATCCGGTCGGTAGAAAAAATTGATCTGGCGAACCCAAGCAAAAGACCACCATATATGCATTCCTGGCAACGTGTGCACGAACAGCTGCCCGATGATCCGATACTGCATCAAGGTGCTTTGGCCTACGCTTCGGATTTCGGGCTACTCACCGTATCGCTACTGCCGCATGGAGCGACCCTACTGACCCCTGGGCTTAAGTTGGCAAGTGTCGATCACGCCATGTGGTTCCACCATCATCGGCCCTGGACAGGGTGGCGCCTGTACGCGCGCGACAGCCCTATTGCAGCTGGAGGGCGCGGCATGAACCACGGCCAGATTTACGATGCCGACGGCACTTTGGTGGCTTCGACGGCCCAGGAGAGCCTCATCCGGGTATCAAAACGTCCTTAG
- a CDS encoding S1 family peptidase, whose amino-acid sequence MTDKKGGLKVEELMAAVANGRLKVPRMSSVPAKWKLTLGSRILPALMMSGALACVPNTREENLRSGSKVASVNNKQQQPEKKKCLGVVGGAPTVEHPQVGFIFQTDKRFRSGCTGTFLSDTTMLTASHCLTDSPDGGMLYIPGDAIDLGQANIEASLGRGVPAVKAFIGAPSLTKDKPKVKGLDDHERDIAVLVFPSGTFKSFASILSTPLTEDQDLTLVGYGDTVAPNYSPGPSAPPAPPAPSPLEVKRSGTNRLAKMAREMRAEFHPDFYFVVGDASSNGETNNGKAVVGYGDSGGPLLLKQLVAAVASAGGIAPPEFKPYINNAESFSAYVSLQSTFAKEFLQRAIDGGATMNFAARPLEADVTKTENAAVTVAQCE is encoded by the coding sequence ATGACCGATAAGAAGGGCGGTCTGAAAGTCGAGGAACTTATGGCAGCTGTCGCCAATGGCAGGCTGAAGGTACCGCGGATGAGTAGTGTGCCGGCAAAGTGGAAGCTAACGTTAGGGTCACGGATTTTACCGGCTCTCATGATGAGCGGTGCTCTAGCTTGTGTACCGAATACCCGCGAAGAGAACCTCCGTAGCGGCAGCAAGGTTGCCAGTGTTAATAACAAGCAGCAACAACCAGAAAAGAAAAAGTGTTTAGGCGTTGTCGGCGGCGCCCCGACGGTGGAACACCCTCAGGTCGGCTTTATATTTCAAACAGACAAACGCTTTAGGAGCGGTTGCACAGGTACGTTCCTCAGCGATACCACCATGCTCACAGCCAGTCATTGTCTGACCGATAGTCCAGACGGTGGGATGCTCTACATACCAGGAGATGCAATCGACCTTGGGCAAGCGAACATCGAGGCCTCCTTGGGTCGTGGGGTGCCAGCCGTAAAAGCTTTTATTGGAGCACCTAGTCTCACGAAAGATAAACCAAAAGTTAAGGGATTGGACGATCACGAGCGGGATATTGCCGTTTTGGTATTTCCCTCGGGGACTTTCAAATCATTTGCCTCGATTTTATCAACGCCGCTTACCGAAGATCAGGATTTAACTTTGGTCGGCTACGGTGATACCGTCGCCCCTAATTACAGTCCTGGGCCGTCAGCGCCGCCAGCCCCGCCAGCACCGTCCCCTCTTGAAGTTAAAAGGTCGGGAACCAACCGCTTAGCCAAAATGGCTAGAGAGATGCGCGCCGAGTTTCATCCCGACTTTTACTTCGTGGTTGGGGACGCCAGCTCTAACGGTGAAACTAATAATGGAAAGGCAGTCGTGGGTTATGGCGATTCTGGTGGCCCCTTGCTGCTCAAGCAGTTGGTGGCTGCGGTGGCTTCAGCCGGTGGCATTGCGCCTCCAGAATTTAAGCCTTACATCAACAATGCTGAGAGTTTTTCTGCCTATGTCTCTCTACAGTCTACCTTCGCTAAAGAATTCCTGCAGCGTGCCATCGACGGTGGGGCTACGATGAATTTCGCCGCCAGGCCCTTAGAGGCTGATGTGACGAAAACGGAGAACGCCGCGGTCACAGTCGCCCAGTGCGAGTGA
- a CDS encoding DUF1794 domain-containing protein, with the protein MAHNEFHMYGPLAALIGVWEGIKGHDTAPADDRGTEINQFRERITFTPIGMINNHEQSLAGLRYSTVAHRLGEDAPFHEEVGYWLWDAAAKQVMRCFIVPRGVTVLAGGSVADGAKAFQLAADLGSATFGICSNPFLDREFRTVRYELKVSIESPESWSYEEDTQLLMKGRPDIFHHRDRNTLFRKSQ; encoded by the coding sequence ATGGCCCACAATGAGTTTCACATGTACGGCCCTCTTGCCGCACTGATCGGTGTTTGGGAAGGCATCAAAGGTCACGACACGGCTCCGGCCGATGACCGTGGTACGGAGATCAATCAGTTTCGTGAACGTATCACTTTTACGCCCATAGGCATGATCAACAACCACGAGCAAAGTCTGGCTGGACTGCGCTACAGCACGGTCGCCCATCGTCTCGGTGAAGACGCCCCTTTTCACGAGGAAGTCGGGTACTGGCTCTGGGACGCTGCCGCAAAGCAAGTCATGCGCTGCTTTATCGTACCGCGCGGGGTGACCGTACTAGCCGGTGGCTCGGTCGCTGATGGTGCCAAGGCGTTTCAGCTTGCAGCCGATTTAGGATCTGCGACGTTTGGCATCTGCTCCAATCCCTTCCTCGACCGGGAATTCCGCACCGTGCGCTACGAACTCAAGGTCTCGATCGAGTCGCCAGAATCGTGGTCCTACGAGGAGGATACGCAGCTACTTATGAAGGGCCGGCCCGATATTTTTCATCATCGGGACCGAAATACTTTGTTTCGTAAATCACAGTAA